Proteins encoded in a region of the Bacillus sp. T3 genome:
- a CDS encoding YaaC family protein: MESIKYQDLSSYSLFFSASFSQSFLKKSYQQQNIDGAEQKSYQNCYPFIYYLEHGKIYYQQAELAPLVIQPILLFYGFVHLIKACILTKDPHYPETTSVLAHGVSSRKRKKQHYRFLEDDVKLQKTGLFPFMSEKLFHMKQLEGDKVIMEELLAHIPELSPLFLKLEGKKTFAKVNFEKNSFYLSNKILDTYHMTENRFQDFLTSKFQIPFLISSETDMIKVDMNIEHSIDNGTVVPFQFNIVENHYSFPLLKDKLFHLPEILIHYLLLYNLSMIARYETEWWSELIKMMPNNDYPFVQSFLNVTQKKGPFLIFEFLTNEGRGL; encoded by the coding sequence GTGGAATCAATCAAATATCAAGATTTATCTAGCTATTCTTTATTCTTTTCAGCCTCCTTTTCACAGTCTTTTTTAAAGAAATCCTATCAACAGCAAAACATCGATGGAGCAGAACAAAAAAGCTATCAAAATTGTTATCCCTTTATTTATTATTTGGAGCATGGCAAAATCTATTACCAACAAGCTGAGCTTGCACCATTAGTAATTCAACCCATCTTACTGTTTTACGGTTTTGTCCATTTAATTAAAGCCTGTATCCTGACGAAGGATCCTCATTATCCTGAGACTACATCCGTCTTAGCCCATGGAGTTTCTTCACGAAAAAGGAAAAAACAACATTATCGATTTTTAGAGGATGATGTAAAGCTTCAAAAAACAGGATTATTCCCATTTATGTCTGAAAAACTGTTTCACATGAAACAATTGGAAGGCGATAAAGTAATCATGGAAGAACTCCTTGCTCATATTCCGGAGTTAAGTCCACTATTTTTAAAATTAGAAGGAAAGAAAACTTTTGCTAAGGTAAATTTTGAAAAGAATAGCTTTTATCTTTCCAATAAAATATTAGATACATACCATATGACAGAAAATCGGTTTCAGGATTTCTTAACCAGTAAGTTTCAGATTCCTTTTTTGATTTCAAGTGAAACTGATATGATCAAAGTCGATATGAATATTGAACATTCCATTGATAATGGAACGGTTGTTCCGTTCCAATTTAATATTGTAGAAAACCATTATTCGTTTCCGCTTTTAAAAGATAAGCTATTTCATCTGCCTGAAATACTAATTCATTACTTATTACTTTATAATCTTAGTATGATTGCCAGATATGAAACAGAGTGGTGGAGTGAGTTAATCAAAATGATGCCTAATAATGATTATCCTTTTGTTCAATCATTTTTAAATGTGACACAAAAAAAAGGGCCATTTTTAATTTTTGAGTTTTTGACTAACGAGGGGAGAGGTTTGTAA